A window of Mucilaginibacter robiniae genomic DNA:
CAATGGTATTCATACCGATTTAACTAATCACTTACATGTGGATAAAAACAGCCCTTATGATATTTACGTAAAGGCAGGAGGTGCTTACCTGCAAGGCAATGGCACCAATATTAGTTTAAGTAACCTGATCAGCATACAGCCTATTGTAAATAGCAGTGCCATACCAGGTGCACCACACACTATTAAACTATCTACAGCTTATCAGGCTATCATTACCGGCGGCGGACCTGATATTAACAAAAACATCGGTGTACGTTATGCCATTAGTGCTGCTGATGCACAAAAGCTGCTCAACAAACCTGCCGGTACTTATTCTGCTACTATCATATACAGTTTCACAGCACAGTAAAATGTAATTAGCCATCTGTGGTTTAGGTATGTGAAGTCGGGAGCGAAAAGCTAAAGGTACTGCCTTCGCCAATGGCGCTTTGTACCCATATTCTGCCGTTTTGTGCTTCAATAAAATCACGCGAAATAGCCAACCCTAATCCGGAACCTGATTTGTTTTGCCCATCGGTAGGTACTTGGAAATAGCGGTCGAACAAGCGTTTCTGGTATTGCTCATCAATGCCTTTGCCACTGTCGCGCACAGAAAACTCTACTTGGTTTTTACGGGCAATAGTTTGAATAATCACTTTTGATTTTTCCGGACTGTAGCGTAAAGCGTTTGATAGAAAGTTAACCAGCACCCAAGCGGTCTTTTCTACATCGGCCAGTACATCAGGCAGGCGTTCATTACGTACAAAGTTTATTTGAACGCCTTTTTGTTCGGCTTGAAATCGAACCGAATTCAGCGCATAATCAACAATCTGCATAGGCTTTACCGGAACAAAGTTCAGCTGAATATTGCCGGTTTCTACTTGTGCTAAATCCAGTAGTTCGCTAGTAATTTTAAGCAGTCGGTCATTATCTTCCTGTATATTTTCAAGTAGCTGCTGCTGCTCGGTATTGGTTTGGCCTATGCGCTCATCTTTCAGTAGTTTCAGGCTCATTTTAATAGAAGCAATAGGCGTTTTTAGCTCATGCGATATAGTAGCAATAAAATTAGTTTTGGCTTCGTCTCGCTCCTTAAACTCGGTTACATTTCGGAGCACATACACCATACCGGCCGATTTACCAGCAATACGTATAACATCCGAAGGTTCGTTGCTCAGGTTGGGCACCGTAATTTCCCTGCTTTCCAGTTGAAAGTAAGTTTCCTTGCCATTCACTACAATTTTCAACGGTTTCAATTCGGGTTGGCCTGATAGTACATGATGAAACAAATCATTGCCCTGCATCAGTTCCTGCACATTTTGCCCAACTACTTTGCTGTGATTTAGGTGCAGCAAATTGCGGGCGGCATCGTTAATAAATAGTACTTCTTGCTTTTCGCTAATACCAATAATGGCATCCTGCATTTGTTCAATAATGGTTTCAATACGCCGCTTTTCCGACATTACGGTAGCCAGGTTGCTGTTTTCCCATTCGTTGAGCCGGACAGCCATGCTGTTAAACGCAGTGGCCAGTTCGCCAAACTCATCATTACGGTTAAAGTTGAGGTGCTGGCGATAATTTTTGTGGCTGATTTCCTGTATGCCTTCCAGTAAAGCCCGCAACGGACCAGCCACAATATCCGGAAAGTTAACACTGAAACTGAACAGTACCAGAAAGGTAAAAGTACCTACCAAGCCCAAGAGTACTATAGCATGGTTAACGGCAGCACGTGCCCGGTCATTTTTTTTCACAATAGCCTGCATGTTCAGGGTTTCAATGGTTCTGAGTTGCTGGCGTATCTGGCGTTCGGTTTCCTGCAAGTTGCGAACCTTGGCAGATGGTGATATGAATTGTGCAAACTTTTGCTGCAACTGTTCCGTAGCAGCAGCCTCGCCATTTTCAGTAATATTATGCTCTTGCTGGGCAAGTTGGTTCTTGAAATCAGTGATTGCTTTAATATTTAGCGGTACTGAATTCTCATCCAAAATGGTACGCATAGCTTTGGTGTAGCCCAACGTTTCATAATTGTTTTTCAAGATAGTTTTGGCGCTGGCTGCTATCTCCTGAATGTAGTAGAGTGAGGTGGCTCCGAAAAGTAGAACGGCCAGAAATAAAAAGCCAAATCCTAAACGAAGCTTATGTCTAATTTTCATTGTAAAATAACTAAGTCGGCTATTATAATGTCAGCTGATCTGGCCTAAAATAATCTTTAAAGATAAGCCATAATTAACAGTGTGTAACTGATACGGGTAGGAATTAGCAATAAGTTTTAAAATGATAAGCTATATAAAGCAGCATACCCCTCCAAAATGGAAGGGTATGCTGCTTGTAGTTTATTAACCAGTTTTAGTGTGTTACCTCTACACGTTTTAGTTTGATGTTGGATAATGGGTTTACTACCAATGGTATCATCTCTACCCGTGTTTCACTGGTATCTAAACCGAAAGCTTTAGCATCGCCCTGCGCCAGGTGCTTGATAGCGAAATAGCTGTTCAAGATAAAGCCTTCAGTTAAGCTAAAAGTATTGTTGTACGACAAAAATTTCTCGATCAGTACAAACTGAAAATCGGCCGGCAGGTTGTAGCTGCCTAATGATTCATAACGACTGGTAATATCCAGTTCGCCGCGGGCAATCATCTCCTCAACCGCTTTGCGGAATAATACATTTACGCGCGGCTGTATACGGAACCCTATGCGGAACTCCAGGCGTATTACTTTATCGTTTTCCAGTTCTTCTACCGTGTACTCCATAGTATAGGGTTCGTCTGTACGCTCCAAGTGTACGAACCAGTACACATCGGCCCGCTTAGGCTTACGACTTAAAATGGAGTAGATTACCTTTTGTTCAATTTGCTTGCTGTTGTTGGCTTTAGTTAAGTAAATCAAATGCGTAGCAAATTTCGGAATACCCTGGTCGTTGCTCATGGCGTGCAGCATCGGGATATAATCTTTCAGATCCACAAAATGTAAAAACCGGTTGTTGATTTTGCGGGCACGATACCAGATATACATGGTGAAAATCAGCCCTACTTCAAATACCAGGAAGAATAATCGTTTAAGTAGCTTAACGGCATTAGCCACAAAAAATGAGAACTCTACCGAAACAAATACGCAGATGATTAGCACTACCAGCCATACCGGCCAATGCTTTTTATAACGCATAAAGTAGTACATCAGGAAGGTAGTCATGAGCATGGCTACTGTGATGGAAAAGCCATAAGCCGCCGTCATGGATTCGGAAGTGCGGAAGTATAGCGTTACCGCAATACAGCCAAAACATAAAAGCCAGTTGATGCTTGGAATATAAATTTGCCCCCGAATATTGGAAGGATATTTTACTGTAATGCGTGGCCAGAAGTTCATGCTTACGGCTTCACTAATCAGCGTAAAGGAACCGCTAATCAGGGCTTGGCTGGCAATAATGGTAGCCATAGTAGCAATACCAATTGCGGGTAATAAAAACTGATGTGGTACAATTTCAAAAAAAGGATTAACCCCTTCAAAGTTGTGGTACTTGGTTTGGGTAAGTACCCAAGCACCTTGCCCCAGGTAGTTAAGCACTAAACAGGTTTTTACAAATATCCAGCTTGCCTGAATGTTTTTACGACCACAATGCCCCAAATCAGAATATAATGCTTCGGCACCGGTGGTGCACAAAAATACAGCACCCAATAGCCAGAACCCGCGCGGATGTTCGGTAAGCAAATGCCAGCCATAAGCCGGATTAAGCGCCTTAATGATTTCCGGATAATGAGCTACCTGGATTGTACCCAAAGTGCCCAGCATTAAAAACCAGATAAGCATGATAGGACCAAAAGCTGAACCCACCACGTTAGTACCAAACTGCTGAAAGAAAAACAGCAGTACTAATATACCAATTACGATACCTAAAATTAAGTGGTTACCCGGTACAAAGCTTTGCTTTAAGGCCGGCACTAAGCCCAAACCTTCAATAGCTGAAGTGACTGAAATAGGTGGCGTGATGATACCATCGGCTAGCAGCGTACCAGCGCCAATGATGGCTGGTATAGCCAGAGCTTTACCATACCGGCGTATTAAAGCGTATAAAGAAAATATACCACCCTCACCGCGGTTATCGGCTTGCAGGGTGATAATGATATACTTAAAAGTGGTTTGCAGCGTAAGCGTCCAGAATACACATGAAATAGCGCCTAGCACTAAAAATGAATCTGAGCGACCACCTTC
This region includes:
- a CDS encoding HAMP domain-containing sensor histidine kinase; protein product: MKIRHKLRLGFGFLFLAVLLFGATSLYYIQEIAASAKTILKNNYETLGYTKAMRTILDENSVPLNIKAITDFKNQLAQQEHNITENGEAAATEQLQQKFAQFISPSAKVRNLQETERQIRQQLRTIETLNMQAIVKKNDRARAAVNHAIVLLGLVGTFTFLVLFSFSVNFPDIVAGPLRALLEGIQEISHKNYRQHLNFNRNDEFGELATAFNSMAVRLNEWENSNLATVMSEKRRIETIIEQMQDAIIGISEKQEVLFINDAARNLLHLNHSKVVGQNVQELMQGNDLFHHVLSGQPELKPLKIVVNGKETYFQLESREITVPNLSNEPSDVIRIAGKSAGMVYVLRNVTEFKERDEAKTNFIATISHELKTPIASIKMSLKLLKDERIGQTNTEQQQLLENIQEDNDRLLKITSELLDLAQVETGNIQLNFVPVKPMQIVDYALNSVRFQAEQKGVQINFVRNERLPDVLADVEKTAWVLVNFLSNALRYSPEKSKVIIQTIARKNQVEFSVRDSGKGIDEQYQKRLFDRYFQVPTDGQNKSGSGLGLAISRDFIEAQNGRIWVQSAIGEGSTFSFSLPTSHT
- a CDS encoding KUP/HAK/KT family potassium transporter gives rise to the protein MNTPHFKKLSAAGLLITLGIIFGDIGTSPLYTFQTLLKEGGRSDSFLVLGAISCVFWTLTLQTTFKYIIITLQADNRGEGGIFSLYALIRRYGKALAIPAIIGAGTLLADGIITPPISVTSAIEGLGLVPALKQSFVPGNHLILGIVIGILVLLFFFQQFGTNVVGSAFGPIMLIWFLMLGTLGTIQVAHYPEIIKALNPAYGWHLLTEHPRGFWLLGAVFLCTTGAEALYSDLGHCGRKNIQASWIFVKTCLVLNYLGQGAWVLTQTKYHNFEGVNPFFEIVPHQFLLPAIGIATMATIIASQALISGSFTLISEAVSMNFWPRITVKYPSNIRGQIYIPSINWLLCFGCIAVTLYFRTSESMTAAYGFSITVAMLMTTFLMYYFMRYKKHWPVWLVVLIICVFVSVEFSFFVANAVKLLKRLFFLVFEVGLIFTMYIWYRARKINNRFLHFVDLKDYIPMLHAMSNDQGIPKFATHLIYLTKANNSKQIEQKVIYSILSRKPKRADVYWFVHLERTDEPYTMEYTVEELENDKVIRLEFRIGFRIQPRVNVLFRKAVEEMIARGELDITSRYESLGSYNLPADFQFVLIEKFLSYNNTFSLTEGFILNSYFAIKHLAQGDAKAFGLDTSETRVEMIPLVVNPLSNIKLKRVEVTH